The sequence CTGAAAAAGGGGTAAGTGTTGAAGTTGAATTGGTTGATGATGCCAATTTGCCTAATGAACTCATTGAGCTAAACCCGTATAAGTCAGTACCAACTCTAATTGATCGTGAGTTAGCACTTTATGACTCAAAGATCATTATGGAATATCTAGACGAGCGTTTTCCTCACCCACCATTGATGCCTGTATACCCAGTTGCACGTGGCAACAGCCGCTTGATGATTTATCGTATAGAGCGTAATTGGTATTCATTGGCGAAAAAAATCGTAGAAGGTAGCCCTGAGCAAGCAGAATCTGCTCGTCAGAAACTACGCAATGATCTACTAACGCTTGGTCCTGTTTTTGCAGAATATGAATACTTCATGAGTGAAGAATTTAGTCTTATCGATTGCTATTTAGCTCCGCTGTTGTGGCGTTTACCTACTTTTGGTATTGAATTGACTGGACCTGGCTCTAAAGAGTTGAAAATTTACATGAGTCGAGTGTTTGAACGTGATTCGTTCTTAGCTTCATTGACCGAAGCTGAACGCGAGATGCGTTTAGTTCGATAGATAGTAAAGGCTGATTCGAAAAATGGATAGCAGCAATATGACCCCTCGCCGCCCTTACTTGTTGAGGGCATTTTATGAGTGGTTAGTTGACAATGATTTGACGCCTCATTTAGTTGTTGAGGCGGATCTACCCGGTGTTCGTGTACCAGACCAATTTGTTCAAGATGGCCAGATTATTTTAAATGTGGCCCCTAGAGCTGTCGGTAATTTAGAAATGAGTAATGAAGCCGTTACCTTTAGTGCTCGATTTGGTGGTAAGCCGCATTCTGTTATTGTTCCGTTGTACGCTGTCCAAGCTATTTACGCTAGAGAGAATGGCGCTGGTACAATGTTTGAACCGGAAGATGCGTATCAAATAAGTATCGAAGAGGGTGTTGAACACGAACTTTTCGATGCTGAAGAGGGCGAACCAACAATCGGTC is a genomic window of Vibrio algarum containing:
- the sspB gene encoding ClpXP protease specificity-enhancing factor, coding for MTPRRPYLLRAFYEWLVDNDLTPHLVVEADLPGVRVPDQFVQDGQIILNVAPRAVGNLEMSNEAVTFSARFGGKPHSVIVPLYAVQAIYARENGAGTMFEPEDAYQISIEEGVEHELFDAEEGEPTIGLAQSYDGDNEPNDEPPTPKGRPSLRVVK
- the sspA gene encoding stringent starvation protein SspA — encoded protein: MAVAANKRSVMTLFSSASDLYSHQVRIVLAEKGVSVEVELVDDANLPNELIELNPYKSVPTLIDRELALYDSKIIMEYLDERFPHPPLMPVYPVARGNSRLMIYRIERNWYSLAKKIVEGSPEQAESARQKLRNDLLTLGPVFAEYEYFMSEEFSLIDCYLAPLLWRLPTFGIELTGPGSKELKIYMSRVFERDSFLASLTEAEREMRLVR